Proteins from a single region of Aquirhabdus parva:
- the aceA gene encoding isocitrate lyase has protein sequence MSTGNYDRQAEIAAIEKDWAENPRWKGKKRDYTAADVVRLRGSLKRENTIAKRGAEKLWDMVVNGAKPAFRPDKDFVNAMGALTGGQAVQQVKAGVQAIYLSGWQVAADANTSETMYPDQSLYAVDSVPTVVRRINNAFERADQIQWKSGKNPGDAGYIDYFAPIVADAEAGFGGVLNAYELMKNMIRAGASGVHFEDQLASVKKCGHMGGKVLVPTQEAVQKLNAARLAADVEGVPTIVLARTDANAADLLTSDFDANDKPFIIGDRTAEGFYRVRAGIDQAISRGLAYAPYADLLWCETAKPDLDEARKFAEAVKAKYPDQLLSYNCSPSFNWKKNLDDATIAKFQRELSAMGYKFQFITLAGIHSMWNGMFNLAYDYARTDMTGYVKLQEKEFADAEKGYSFVAHQQEVGTGYFDDVTTVIQGGASSVTALTGSTEEEQFH, from the coding sequence ATGAGTACAGGTAACTATGATCGTCAGGCAGAAATTGCTGCCATCGAAAAAGACTGGGCAGAGAACCCGCGCTGGAAAGGTAAAAAAAGAGATTACACCGCCGCTGATGTCGTACGTCTGCGCGGTTCGCTCAAACGCGAAAACACCATCGCCAAACGCGGTGCAGAAAAGCTATGGGATATGGTGGTCAACGGTGCAAAGCCCGCTTTCCGACCCGATAAAGATTTCGTCAACGCGATGGGTGCATTGACGGGTGGTCAAGCGGTTCAGCAAGTTAAAGCGGGTGTTCAGGCGATCTACTTGTCAGGTTGGCAAGTGGCGGCAGATGCCAATACATCAGAAACCATGTATCCCGATCAATCTTTGTATGCCGTCGACTCAGTTCCAACCGTTGTTCGCCGCATCAATAATGCCTTTGAACGTGCAGATCAGATTCAGTGGAAATCAGGCAAGAATCCAGGGGACGCAGGTTATATCGACTACTTCGCCCCGATCGTTGCCGATGCTGAGGCTGGCTTTGGCGGCGTGTTGAATGCGTATGAGTTGATGAAAAATATGATCCGTGCTGGTGCCTCAGGTGTTCACTTTGAAGACCAGTTGGCATCAGTCAAAAAATGTGGCCACATGGGTGGTAAGGTTTTGGTTCCGACGCAAGAAGCGGTTCAAAAACTCAATGCTGCACGTTTGGCGGCTGACGTTGAAGGGGTTCCGACCATTGTTCTGGCACGGACTGATGCAAACGCGGCAGACTTGTTAACCTCGGACTTTGATGCCAACGACAAACCATTCATCATTGGTGACCGTACTGCTGAAGGTTTTTATCGTGTTCGCGCAGGCATTGATCAAGCGATTAGTCGTGGCCTAGCATATGCACCTTATGCGGATTTACTGTGGTGTGAAACAGCGAAGCCTGATCTTGATGAAGCGCGTAAATTCGCCGAAGCAGTGAAAGCGAAATATCCTGATCAGTTACTGTCTTATAACTGCTCCCCTTCTTTCAACTGGAAGAAGAATCTGGATGATGCGACGATTGCCAAATTCCAGCGTGAGCTATCTGCTATGGGCTATAAGTTCCAGTTTATTACCTTGGCAGGTATACACAGCATGTGGAATGGCATGTTCAACTTGGCATATGACTACGCCCGTACCGATATGACAGGCTATGTCAAACTGCAAGAGAAAGAGTTTGCCGATGCCGAAAAAGGTTATTCCTTCGTTGCGCACCAGCAAGAAGTCGGTACTGGTTACTTTGATGATGTCACAACTGTCATCCAAGGTGGTGCCTCAAGCGTCACAGCTTTGACAGGTTCGACAGAAGAAGAACAGTTTCACTAA
- the cysC gene encoding adenylyl-sulfate kinase — protein MDMSKNEFVATPSHHFAYNADELPDNPPCCIWLTGLSGAGKSTIAAALHFELSQLGQRVVILDGDVLRSGLNKNLGFSREDRAESVRRAAEAANLMMSAGLTVIVALISPFRDDREKAMNVCPTGSFIEVYVNTDLETCEHRDPKNLYKKARQGLIPEFTGIDSPYEPPLAPHINLSTDGQTPLQSAQKIIDFLAARNI, from the coding sequence ATGGACATGTCGAAAAATGAGTTTGTAGCCACCCCTTCACATCATTTTGCTTATAACGCCGATGAACTCCCTGATAACCCACCTTGTTGTATTTGGTTAACAGGTCTTTCTGGTGCAGGTAAATCAACGATTGCCGCTGCACTGCATTTTGAACTCTCACAGCTCGGTCAACGTGTCGTGATTTTGGACGGCGATGTTCTTCGCAGTGGACTCAATAAAAACTTAGGCTTTTCACGTGAAGATCGTGCTGAAAGCGTACGTAGAGCTGCTGAAGCTGCAAACTTGATGATGAGTGCAGGATTAACTGTCATCGTTGCTTTGATTTCACCGTTCCGCGATGATCGCGAAAAAGCAATGAATGTCTGCCCTACGGGTTCGTTCATAGAGGTGTATGTGAATACGGACTTAGAGACATGCGAACATCGAGACCCTAAAAATCTCTATAAAAAAGCTCGGCAAGGACTTATCCCTGAATTCACGGGTATAGATAGTCCATACGAGCCTCCTCTAGCTCCGCACATCAACTTATCGACTGATGGTCAGACGCCCTTGCAGTCTGCTCAAAAGATTATAGATTTTTTGGCTGCGCGTAATATCTAA
- a CDS encoding sulfotransferase family 2 domain-containing protein, whose translation MNTKFMPKTQVIFNRRIIFDHLPKTAGQAVNTWLSRVFGPATVTESLIGDHRDLIQTHGGNFNIISGHVSFRGDGLDPRYGYLTCLREPIDRAISWLFFVNKNFDNSVLPGVWEKVDRFIKSDGEDMDDEIRDYLENLYVNHFASVISTCPTSNDDQKLEDAFFAISHYDVVGVYEYLDDFSKDVVEFLNIANPPPIESVNVTVTRPRVNHISDRLRQRLIALNQLDLKFYHALKERKENARTLQKHSSAKATTMSWMPYWRPELSIINIGQVVNTLDNQEYPSEIKLIAYLTLSGPVTKLNTLINVYDHEKALILNLSSSVEEQSLYQLKAGFYEMQFSIKSHLPAGDYQISLIFLNEHVKAHHELAWHSLAINIPQKSTLDDEPKKIVRKTKGKPQHPSLNITYEYFNEAVAQKIDNALGSITCNIPLTEVKSATSFALEVNVSNQSPTNWMGSLKNPINLSYRWMNANNEVVIFEGERTPLPCMCLFTGESIEVQMFIISPEVPGSYQLVLVPVQECVAWLDSKGFKPLVLTINVIE comes from the coding sequence TTGAACACGAAATTCATGCCAAAGACTCAAGTCATATTTAATAGACGGATTATCTTTGATCATCTTCCGAAAACAGCAGGACAAGCCGTCAATACTTGGCTGTCCCGTGTATTTGGACCAGCAACCGTAACCGAAAGCTTGATCGGAGACCATCGTGACTTGATTCAAACGCATGGTGGAAATTTCAACATTATTTCTGGTCATGTTTCTTTTCGCGGTGATGGCTTAGATCCTCGTTATGGCTATTTGACCTGCTTGAGAGAACCCATCGATCGTGCGATTTCCTGGCTATTCTTCGTCAATAAAAATTTTGATAACAGCGTATTACCAGGAGTCTGGGAAAAAGTTGATCGCTTCATCAAAAGTGATGGCGAAGATATGGATGATGAAATTAGAGACTATCTCGAAAACCTGTATGTCAATCATTTTGCATCCGTCATCAGCACCTGCCCAACATCCAATGATGATCAAAAACTGGAGGATGCCTTCTTCGCAATCTCCCACTACGACGTCGTGGGCGTATATGAATACTTAGATGACTTCTCAAAAGATGTCGTCGAATTCCTTAATATTGCGAACCCTCCACCCATTGAATCGGTGAATGTCACAGTCACGCGTCCACGGGTTAATCATATTTCTGACAGGCTAAGGCAGCGCTTGATTGCGCTCAATCAGTTAGATCTAAAGTTTTATCACGCACTCAAAGAACGCAAAGAAAATGCCCGCACATTACAAAAACACTCTTCGGCTAAAGCGACAACCATGTCGTGGATGCCTTATTGGCGTCCTGAATTAAGCATTATCAACATAGGTCAAGTCGTGAATACACTGGACAATCAAGAATATCCATCTGAAATTAAGCTGATTGCTTATTTGACCTTGAGTGGACCTGTCACAAAACTAAATACACTGATCAATGTTTATGACCACGAGAAAGCGCTAATTCTCAATTTGAGTTCTAGCGTTGAAGAACAATCTCTGTATCAACTAAAAGCTGGTTTTTATGAGATGCAATTCAGCATCAAGAGTCATCTCCCCGCTGGGGATTATCAGATCAGCCTGATATTTTTAAATGAGCATGTCAAAGCACATCATGAATTGGCTTGGCATTCCTTAGCCATCAATATCCCTCAAAAGTCGACTCTAGACGATGAGCCCAAGAAAATAGTTCGCAAAACAAAGGGTAAGCCACAACACCCCTCACTCAATATTACTTATGAATACTTTAATGAAGCTGTCGCTCAAAAAATTGACAATGCGCTGGGGTCTATTACATGTAACATCCCGCTTACCGAAGTAAAAAGTGCAACCTCTTTTGCATTGGAGGTTAACGTGTCGAATCAATCACCCACAAACTGGATGGGCTCTCTTAAAAACCCTATTAATCTGTCCTATCGATGGATGAATGCGAATAATGAAGTTGTTATTTTCGAGGGTGAACGGACACCACTTCCCTGCATGTGCCTCTTTACTGGTGAAAGTATTGAAGTTCAGATGTTCATTATTTCTCCTGAGGTTCCCGGAAGTTATCAACTTGTACTCGTCCCTGTACAAGAGTGCGTAGCTTGGCTTGATAGCAAAGGATTCAAACCGCTTGTACTTACAATCAATGTTATCGAATAG
- a CDS encoding TonB-dependent receptor plug domain-containing protein — protein sequence MHKYSALSLAIVSILSIQAHAADDASQSTVSAVDETAAVVVTGTRAKNRTAHQSLQPVDVISGDTLRGSGSSELGSALARLIPSINFPRPAVVDGAELVRPAQLRGLSPDQVLVLVNGKRLHTSAFINLGGAIGRGSAPADLNSIPISAVKRIEVLRDGQSARYGSDAIAGVINIILKDGPEGGEVTTKVGQYKKGDGTQRELSVNSGFSLGKSGWLNVTAEGGKNGYTNRAGADFQSPLATTNGQRDFRFGDPATNNGKILLNGQYDIRDDAQLYAIGTFSQTQGENAEFYRQSNSSNNIKALFPNGYLPLTHNIVQDTTLVAGVRGEFLDDWHYDASANYGKNNYEVNIDTINPSLYRDTGSTPFNFYNGTLANSQTLLNIDISKSIALSWLPHPLSVAFGAEYKYQQYKVEAGQPESYYKGGASGLAGFSAGDAGDHHRHSYSEYLDLETKLTDKLTTSLAVRNENYSDFGSTTTASLAGRYDFTPRIAIRGNISNGFRAPSLAQEYFSQTSLQLVNGVLQNAGTFPANSSVAKLFGAEDLKPEKSNNYSLGFTFNPIDRLYITIDGYLIDITDRISLSSAINASTPKVLAYLAANGINNVNYSSVRYFNNASDTRTKGVDLVASYRFLFDNGLKWNSTLGLNFNQTKVTKIKANPTILNQLGVNLLRLDRRETLGLLGESTPETKLTLGNDFSLDNWTLHTNLVRYGSFVSYSNVGPQEDQKFGAQWTLDLALDYRLQNWTFTLGSDNVANSYPARSQFGTVGGSIPYSEFSPNGFNGAFYYGKVNYRW from the coding sequence ATGCATAAATATTCCGCACTTTCACTGGCAATAGTCAGCATTCTCTCGATTCAAGCGCATGCCGCAGATGACGCCTCTCAGAGTACAGTGTCAGCAGTAGATGAAACTGCGGCAGTCGTTGTTACAGGTACACGGGCAAAAAACAGAACGGCCCATCAATCACTCCAGCCTGTAGATGTGATCTCTGGCGACACCTTACGAGGCAGTGGCTCGTCTGAATTGGGTTCAGCACTTGCACGTTTAATTCCTTCAATTAATTTTCCACGTCCTGCTGTGGTGGATGGGGCTGAACTGGTTCGCCCTGCACAGTTACGCGGATTGTCTCCAGATCAAGTGCTGGTCCTCGTCAATGGCAAGCGGCTACATACCAGTGCATTTATAAATCTGGGCGGTGCAATTGGGCGTGGTTCTGCACCAGCAGATTTAAACTCTATTCCTATATCTGCTGTTAAAAGAATTGAAGTACTACGTGACGGTCAGTCAGCACGTTATGGTTCTGATGCAATTGCGGGCGTGATTAATATCATTTTGAAAGATGGTCCAGAGGGTGGTGAGGTCACTACCAAAGTCGGTCAATATAAAAAAGGTGATGGCACTCAGCGTGAGCTCTCGGTCAATTCTGGTTTTTCGCTGGGGAAAAGTGGCTGGTTGAATGTTACCGCTGAAGGTGGCAAAAACGGCTATACCAACCGTGCAGGAGCTGACTTTCAAAGCCCTCTTGCAACGACCAATGGTCAGCGTGACTTCCGTTTTGGAGATCCAGCAACCAATAACGGTAAGATTCTACTCAATGGTCAATACGATATCCGTGACGATGCACAGCTTTATGCGATCGGAACTTTTAGCCAGACACAGGGTGAAAATGCTGAATTCTATCGTCAAAGTAACTCTAGTAATAATATCAAAGCATTGTTCCCCAATGGATATTTGCCTTTAACCCATAACATTGTCCAAGACACGACATTGGTTGCAGGTGTGCGCGGAGAGTTTTTGGATGACTGGCATTACGATGCATCTGCCAATTATGGCAAGAATAACTATGAAGTGAATATCGATACCATTAATCCAAGTTTGTATCGAGATACAGGTTCTACACCGTTTAATTTTTATAATGGGACCTTGGCGAACTCACAAACATTGTTGAATATCGACATCAGTAAAAGCATAGCCTTAAGTTGGTTACCCCACCCATTGTCTGTGGCTTTTGGTGCAGAGTATAAATATCAGCAATATAAAGTCGAAGCAGGTCAGCCGGAATCTTATTACAAGGGAGGAGCATCAGGTTTAGCGGGCTTTAGTGCTGGTGATGCCGGTGATCACCATCGCCATAGTTATTCAGAGTATTTGGACTTAGAGACTAAACTCACGGATAAGCTGACCACGTCTTTAGCTGTGCGTAACGAGAATTACAGTGATTTTGGTTCGACGACAACGGCCTCTTTAGCCGGACGTTATGACTTTACTCCACGCATCGCGATCCGCGGCAATATTTCAAATGGCTTCCGAGCACCTTCACTGGCTCAAGAGTATTTCTCACAAACATCCCTGCAATTGGTGAACGGCGTTTTGCAGAATGCAGGAACGTTCCCTGCAAATTCCAGTGTAGCCAAATTGTTTGGTGCAGAAGATCTCAAACCTGAAAAGTCAAACAACTATAGCCTAGGTTTCACATTTAACCCGATTGATCGGCTCTATATCACCATTGATGGATATTTGATTGATATCACGGACCGAATCAGCCTGTCATCGGCAATCAATGCCAGCACACCGAAGGTCCTCGCATATCTTGCCGCGAATGGCATCAATAATGTGAATTATAGTAGCGTGCGTTATTTCAATAATGCCAGTGATACCCGCACCAAAGGTGTTGATTTGGTCGCCAGCTATCGCTTCCTCTTTGATAATGGCCTCAAATGGAATAGCACGCTTGGGCTAAATTTTAATCAAACCAAAGTCACAAAAATCAAAGCTAACCCAACTATCCTGAATCAATTGGGCGTTAATTTACTGCGTTTAGATCGTCGTGAAACATTGGGTTTACTCGGTGAGAGCACGCCAGAAACGAAACTGACGTTAGGAAATGATTTCAGCCTCGACAATTGGACTCTGCATACCAATCTGGTTCGATATGGCAGCTTTGTGTCGTATAGCAATGTTGGTCCGCAGGAAGACCAAAAGTTTGGTGCACAATGGACACTGGATCTGGCACTGGATTATCGTTTACAGAACTGGACGTTTACATTGGGAAGTGACAATGTCGCGAACTCTTATCCCGCACGTTCTCAGTTTGGAACGGTAGGGGGGAGTATCCCATATAGTGAGTTCTCTCCGAATGGATTTAATGGTGCGTTCTATTACGGGAAGGTGAACTATCGCTGGTAA
- a CDS encoding DOMON-like domain-containing protein: MYKNFQLTPFGKASTEFAVEVKVQRIGNLLLLSFSLYDIQQEVFWPEPSQIMRQDFLWESTCFEAFIGSPNRTEYFEFNLSPSLSWNLYQFKNYRSPKTLPPPHANESGVINVQVIDRTLHIILSLGAMNLAEQEIQLGLAAVIKTEDSLHYLALEHPRREPDFHDSRYWTIKLPPYEEFHDSHGQ, encoded by the coding sequence ATGTATAAAAATTTCCAACTCACTCCTTTTGGAAAAGCATCAACTGAATTCGCTGTAGAAGTAAAAGTACAGCGTATCGGAAACCTGCTATTACTGTCCTTTTCTTTATACGATATCCAGCAAGAAGTATTCTGGCCAGAGCCAAGTCAAATTATGCGGCAGGACTTTCTCTGGGAAAGCACATGTTTTGAAGCGTTTATTGGTTCGCCAAATCGCACAGAGTATTTTGAATTCAATCTATCCCCGTCTCTGTCTTGGAACCTCTATCAATTTAAAAACTACCGCTCTCCAAAAACATTGCCACCGCCACATGCCAATGAGTCAGGGGTCATAAACGTTCAAGTTATAGATAGGACACTCCATATCATTCTCTCTTTAGGCGCTATGAATCTCGCTGAACAGGAGATCCAACTCGGTCTTGCTGCCGTCATAAAAACAGAGGACTCTCTACATTACCTTGCCTTAGAACACCCAAGAAGAGAGCCTGACTTTCATGATTCAAGGTACTGGACAATCAAGCTTCCTCCATACGAAGAATTCCACGATAGTCATGGACAATAA
- the carA gene encoding glutamine-hydrolyzing carbamoyl-phosphate synthase small subunit, whose protein sequence is MHTPAILALADGTIFHGQSIGAEGLTTGEVVFNTAMTGYQEILTDPSYAQQIVTLTYPHIGNTGTNDEDCESGRISKVWAAGLVIRDLPLMASNFRSTKSLADYLKDNNVVAIADIDTRKLTRILRTTGAQSGAILTGPDATPEAALAAARGFAGIDGVDLAKVCCDPEGFEWTSGSWQLNKGFTPLSNEQFHVVAYDYGVKTNILRMLVDRGCRLTVVPAQTPAADVLAMNPDGIFLSNGPGDPAACTYAVEAVRTLVDSELPLFGICLGHQILALASGAQTLKMKFGHHGANHPVQDVENNTVMITSQNHGFAVDEATLPSTLRVTHRSLFDGSNQGIHRNDKPAFSFQGHPEASPGPHDCAPLFDHFIDLMQAHAAKHTQKGA, encoded by the coding sequence TTGCACACGCCCGCCATATTAGCCCTAGCAGATGGAACCATTTTTCACGGTCAATCCATTGGCGCAGAGGGACTCACCACTGGTGAAGTTGTTTTTAATACTGCCATGACTGGCTATCAAGAAATCCTCACCGATCCCAGCTATGCACAGCAAATCGTTACGCTGACTTATCCGCATATCGGAAATACCGGCACCAACGATGAAGACTGTGAATCTGGTCGTATCAGTAAAGTATGGGCAGCAGGTCTAGTCATTCGCGACCTCCCCCTCATGGCAAGTAACTTCCGCTCTACAAAATCTCTCGCTGACTATCTTAAAGACAATAATGTTGTTGCGATTGCAGATATCGATACCCGCAAGCTCACTCGCATTCTGCGTACCACCGGAGCACAAAGTGGCGCGATCCTCACCGGACCTGATGCCACTCCAGAAGCGGCACTTGCGGCAGCACGCGGCTTTGCGGGTATCGACGGTGTCGATCTAGCCAAAGTATGCTGCGACCCTGAAGGCTTTGAGTGGACTTCTGGCTCATGGCAACTCAATAAAGGTTTTACACCTTTGAGCAATGAGCAATTCCATGTTGTCGCTTACGACTACGGTGTCAAAACCAACATTCTGCGTATGCTCGTGGATCGTGGCTGCCGCTTAACTGTTGTTCCTGCACAAACTCCAGCTGCGGATGTGCTTGCCATGAATCCTGATGGCATTTTCCTCTCTAACGGCCCAGGCGACCCAGCAGCATGTACATACGCTGTTGAAGCCGTTCGTACTCTGGTCGATAGTGAATTACCTCTGTTTGGTATTTGCTTAGGACATCAGATCTTGGCTCTCGCCTCTGGCGCACAAACACTGAAAATGAAATTTGGGCATCATGGCGCAAACCATCCTGTACAGGATGTCGAGAATAACACCGTGATGATCACCAGCCAGAACCATGGCTTTGCTGTCGATGAAGCAACTTTGCCTTCTACGCTGCGTGTCACCCATCGCTCGCTGTTTGATGGTTCAAACCAGGGCATCCATCGTAATGACAAGCCTGCGTTTAGCTTTCAAGGACATCCTGAAGCCAGCCCCGGTCCGCACGATTGTGCACCGCTGTTCGATCACTTTATTGACCTGATGCAAGCTCATGCTGCGAAACATACACAGAAGGGAGCTTAA